The genomic segment TGATAAAAAATCTATGTGGATCTTCACAGCAACACAGAGGGGAGATTCTGTGATTCTCCACGTGACAGATGAGAGGGTAGAAGCACAGTGGAGAACAAGGCTCACCCACCACATGCCTCAGTGGAGAACAAGGCTCACCCACCACATCCTTCACCAGTAGGAAGCCGGAAGCTGGGCCTTGCACcactctggcttccacactctGTCAACAATCATGACCTTGAACTATTTCCAGAGACCCCGAGGATACCCTTCCTAAAGATGCTCTCTGCTCCAGATGGGGTATCAAACAGCCTTTATTTCCTCTATTATCTGACTCCCTCCCATCTCTCCAGGTCATtcaaatttttggttttttttttccagtcattgAGGTGAAGTCTGGGAATGATGTTATAAAACAAACGAGTCTTTGTGCTCCTTTTATGGGTCTTCATTTAAGAAGGGACTGAGTAGGGGCAGGTAGATAGACAAAGGGAAATAGAGCAAGCTACACAGGACCTAAGCCCTGGAGAGGAATATCACTATCCAGATAAAGAAGGGGCTCTTGGGACTTGAGGAAGtgacagggagatggctcagttggtaaagcatttgccatcaagcatgaggatctgagttcgattcccagcacccacataaaaaaaggtGGGTGTttccgggcggcggtggcacacgctttgaatctcagcactcgggaggcagagccaggcagatctctgtgagtttgaggccagcttggtctacagagccagatccaggacagaccaaaactacacagagaaactctgaaacaaacaaacaaacactcacacacacacacacacacacacacacacacacacacaagctggcgCAGCAGGCGTGCCTGTGATATCAGCACAGGGGAAAtggggaggcagggggatcctgGGAGCCTGTGGACAAACCACTCtaactgaatcagtgagctctaggttcagtgacagaTGGCCTCAAAAACAGgaataaagggctggagaggtggttcagcagccatgaacactggctgttcttccagaggactggggttggaCTCTCAGCACTAACAcatctccagtcccaagggatctgatgcctttttatggcctccaagggcaccatgCATAAAACtagtgcatagacatatatgtaggcaaaatcatatacatgaatttttaaaaaattaaatataggaaaatttcaggcctttaatcttagcatttgggaggcagagatagatctctgtgaatttgaggtaaATCTAgtctatgtagtaagttccaggccagccagggttatagaAAGACCCTTtcttaaaagaattaaaagagaagaggaggaggaggaggaggaggaggaggaggaggaggaggaggaggcaggaggagacaaaAAATAAGAAGAGACCCGATGTCCActgacatgtgtacacacattcgTGTACCCCCGACTCCACGTGCACAGACAAGAGGAGAAAGGGCCttattagctcagtggtagagcatttgccaaAATGTACTGGTGGTCCAGATTCAAtcctaagacacacacacacacacacacacacacacacacacacacacacacccctcagccTGGTCCCAAGTGCTGCCAGCTGGGTTGGACAAGAGAGCTCACACTCCCTCACTCTCTGCCTCTAATCATGGCTCCTGTTATGTCTAGTGTGTCTTTCTGTCCCCATGACCTCTGAGTCCCTTACACATCTTCATCCTTACTACACCTAAATCTAGCCTATGAGGGAGACCACCATGGATACCAGGTGACAGGACAAGCAACTATTGACTAAGTGCCCCTTGTTCCTTAAGCAGGACAGAGGGAACAAGATTATTGTTCCCTGCTCTCTGAGGTCGGCAGGGAGCTGGTAGGGGCTCTGGGAAGTCTGCCAGACCAGGGGCTGCCTAAGCCTATGGAGGCCCGGGCCTGCTCTGTAGAGTGTCTGAGGCCAGGTGTTCTGTCCCCCATAGCTGGTTGAAACCTGCCTGGCAGAGCTGGGGAAGGGCTCTCAGGAAAGCTCCCCCATTTCTAAGGTCAAGTTCCGATCAGATGCTCAGGACAGAGAACCCAGAGGTGACAATAGAAATAAATGCCTGTCACTGTCCCCAGCCCTGTTGATGTAAGTGGCAGTGCCAAGTAGGCAAACATTGTGCGTCCGGGAGCCTCCCCAGACGGCTTTGAGAACTCCCCCAGGAAGAGCCCCCCACCAGCTCCTTCCTGTCCCTCTGGTGGCCTGTGGCTCCTTCCTTCTGGACAGGGGCCCAAGAGACTCCAGGAGCATataaggggaagggaaggaggtccAGGCACAAGATACCCAGGGTGAATTCTCCCAGTCAGGTAAGGTGCACGGCTCCCAGGAGTGGGCATGGCGGAAGTCCAGCTGGTTCCCTGTCTAGGACTTAGGTAGTCTGTGCTCTTTCACTCAGACCCTGAGATGTTTCAGCTGGAGACCATGCTGCTGTTGCTGATTTTTGCCATCCTGGGGACCCCCACCTTTTCCACAGAAGGTAAATCAACTCTGGAGTTTGACCCTCTCCCTGGTGGCCACCTCATCTCTCTCAACCCAGAAGACAAGGGGACTCTTCCCTGCTTTTACCACAGACTAAATCCTCCCTGGCTTCAAGGTTGGGCTGACGGGCCCTTCACATGCCTGAGTGGGTTTTCTCCTTCCTGTGTTTTTATCCACACAGAATACCATGGCAAAAAAACTGGGACAGAATTCTGCACTTCCATACCTGAAGGAAAAAACTTAACAGGAGTTCTGGTTTATATTCGGCGTAATGTGATTACCGGGTAAGTATGATCAGGCGCATGGCCCTTACCACTGTGTCCTGTCACAATTTTCCCCATGGTTTCAGAAACCCATCTATAAGTACATGGTCCACTTACAGTGTCTTCCCACAGAATCCCCATCTGGCTTCCAGTGGCTGGTTAAAGCCATTTGATTTTCAGAGTCACGGAGCCACTAGCCAAACCTTTTGGCTTTTCCCTGTCCCCAGCTACCTCTCCTGAATACAGTCCTATTCTTACTGAATCCATTTGGAAAGTCCTACTGTTGTCTCTTGGGTTGATCAAAGAAAGTTGAAGATGCTTCTCCCTACTCAAGTCGACCACAAAGGGCCCCTGAGTCCCAACCCTTGAGAGTAAAAGCTAACCTGCCAGGTCAGAGTCTAAGAGGTGAGGATAGAGGGGACCTTGGATTGAACATCAGTGGTGAGATACGGTGGAAACAGAAAATCCAGAGGCAGGCCTTTCATATGGGGGCAATCCTCCTTGAGGCCTGAGTGGATTTCTGCTTTGTACTTAAAGGATGTCAGACACGTGAGATATGGAGAAGGAAAGAGTCAGCCAAACTGAAGAGAGCGTGTGAACAGGGCTGAGAAAGCTCTGGAACGATACCAAAGACGAGGATGTTGATGAACTCAGTAGGTGGGGCTGGTGAAGCCCCCTAGGGGCATGGAAGGCACCTGTTTTTCTGTGATCTGCTGCTGTCTTCTAAGTGACCTAGGTTGAGAAAGTCCCAGCTTGGCCAGGGACACCTTCCCGGTGACAGTGACTGCTCCTTTTGAAGGTCTCACTCAATGAGCAGGTTCCCAGGTTCTGCTCTGCTTATGATGTCTACTGTGCATGTGAGGGAACTGAGTCCCCAACAGGCTGAGTGATGAGGTGCACAGCACAGTATCTGAGACTGGCTTCCCCAGAGTAAGAGGCTAGTGTGTCTCAAGAAGCCAAAAGAGAGCAGGAGGGCCACCAAAGACCCTGGGAGGCGAGTCAGGCTGTGTCTGGGTGGATATTCAAAGCTTGTCCTCTTTCCTAGTATCCAGTTGAAACATGGAGACAGCTGGGGTCTACTATACGGCTTTTCTGATGGGACTCCTGTGGAATTCTTACTGAATGATGATGAATACGTCAATGCGGGCTATGGCACATACACAAACTTTATGCATCAAATAGTCTTGTATACTACCGCACTACGTGAAAAGATTTTTGGGCCCTTAAAAGGTTTATACGAGTTCTCCGATCACTCTAAAAAGCCTGGCCAGGTACTCAAGGGCTTCTGTGGCTATTATGTGAGGGCTGGCTTCAAGGCCATCAAGTTTGTGTGGAAGAGTGTAAACGGGACTTGTACAGAGTAAAGCGCATGGCCACCCAAGCTGAAGTGGTCTGTGTCAGATAACCCACCTGTACTTAAAGTGAACCCACTAATAAATACAGCATTTGCATGAACTCTGTGTCCGAGTGGGAT from the Peromyscus eremicus chromosome 8a, PerEre_H2_v1, whole genome shotgun sequence genome contains:
- the LOC131915871 gene encoding prostatic spermine-binding protein-like — its product is MFQLETMLLLLIFAILGTPTFSTEEYHGKKTGTEFCTSIPEGKNLTGVLVYIRRNVITGIQLKHGDSWGLLYGFSDGTPVEFLLNDDEYVNAGYGTYTNFMHQIVLYTTALREKIFGPLKGLYEFSDHSKKPGQVLKGFCGYYVRAGFKAIKFVWKSVNGTCTE